From a single Paenibacillus sp. FSL R5-0345 genomic region:
- a CDS encoding DUF4180 domain-containing protein — MQITLNRKDNSTVALISSEGIVINNVNDALDLMANVRYQECDKMILRKEQITDDFFELKTGLAGEILQKYTNYQMRVAIVGEFTGYNSKSLNDFIYECNQGNKILFKSTEDEALAALHHS, encoded by the coding sequence ATGCAAATCACATTAAACCGTAAAGACAATTCAACAGTAGCTTTGATTTCCAGCGAGGGTATTGTAATTAATAATGTAAATGATGCTTTGGATCTAATGGCAAACGTTAGATATCAAGAATGCGATAAAATGATTCTAAGAAAAGAGCAAATCACGGATGATTTTTTTGAGTTAAAGACGGGGCTTGCCGGAGAGATTCTTCAAAAGTATACAAACTATCAGATGCGGGTTGCGATTGTAGGAGAATTTACTGGCTATAATAGTAAAAGTCTGAATGATTTTATTTATGAGTGCAATCAGGGGAATAAAATATTGTTCAAAAGTACAGAAGACGAGGCATTGGCAGCACTTCATCATAGTTAA
- a CDS encoding ankyrin repeat domain-containing protein: MELRQSINEVFQSAQQGDAARLKEILEFHPALANTENNEGLIPLGYAAHFGKEAAVQVLIDYGAEVDAVSHSKISFIPSNTALHAAIAGERDMGVIRLLLNKGAQTHILDSDGHTALHSAAFHSDNVELIRLLIEHGADIHAKIEGGESVLAMAIQQGNHNVKEFLIEKGAI, translated from the coding sequence ATGGAATTACGGCAAAGCATTAATGAAGTCTTTCAGTCGGCACAACAAGGTGATGCTGCACGGCTAAAAGAAATTCTAGAATTCCATCCGGCTTTAGCAAATACGGAAAATAACGAGGGTCTTATACCTTTGGGATATGCGGCACATTTCGGTAAAGAAGCAGCGGTGCAGGTATTGATAGACTATGGTGCTGAAGTTGATGCAGTATCCCATTCTAAGATTAGTTTTATTCCTTCTAATACTGCACTTCATGCTGCCATTGCTGGGGAGCGGGATATGGGTGTTATCCGACTGTTATTGAACAAGGGTGCTCAGACACATATTTTAGATAGCGACGGGCATACTGCCTTGCATTCTGCAGCTTTTCATTCGGATAATGTGGAGCTGATACGCTTATTAATCGAACACGGAGCTGACATCCATGCTAAAATTGAAGGTGGTGAATCAGTATTAGCTATGGCCATCCAACAAGGAAACCACAACGTAAAAGAATTTCTTATTGAAAAAGGAGCAATTTAG
- a CDS encoding DUF2975 domain-containing protein, translating into MNVKRGSTTFLKVIIFLVGVAVLALCIWLPEIAVRDARVHPDTAYFLIPFLVCAYGFCIAFSVALYQAYKLLNNIEKNNAFSELSLKSLKIIKKCAFTIMFLILLGIVSLRVLAKVTASDDAAGPTSLCLMGLLATSIIAAIVDALQKPLKNAPDIKTKNV; encoded by the coding sequence ATGAATGTTAAACGAGGTTCAACCACTTTCTTAAAAGTAATTATTTTTTTGGTTGGAGTTGCAGTGCTTGCTTTGTGTATCTGGTTGCCTGAGATAGCGGTAAGAGATGCAAGAGTACATCCAGATACGGCTTACTTCCTGATTCCCTTTTTAGTATGTGCTTACGGATTCTGTATTGCGTTTTCTGTTGCGCTGTATCAAGCATATAAACTATTAAACAACATCGAAAAGAACAATGCTTTCTCTGAATTATCCCTTAAATCTTTGAAGATCATAAAGAAATGTGCTTTTACAATTATGTTCCTCATTTTGTTAGGAATAGTAAGCTTAAGGGTGCTTGCTAAAGTTACTGCTAGTGATGATGCAGCGGGTCCTACATCATTATGTCTAATGGGTCTTTTAGCAACAAGTATCATCGCAGCCATTGTGGACGCACTTCAAAAGCCATTAAAAAATGCCCCAGATATAAAGACAAAAAATGTATAA